From one Humulus lupulus chromosome 8, drHumLupu1.1, whole genome shotgun sequence genomic stretch:
- the LOC133797612 gene encoding serine/threonine-protein kinase WAG1-like — translation MQSPASTAMDEESALFFPSDTDLDFSFTSFTTATSSSTTARTSLARSSLTLSFNDRLSTTLESTNTTPLCSRPHRAWDTHWSAIKTALNLSSDGALHLRHLKLLRHLGTGNLGRVFLCRLRDSDHVTNSCFALKVVDKDSLSPKKLSHVRTEADILSLLDHPFLPTLYAHIEVSHYTCLLIDYCSGGDLHSLLRKQPGNRLSVKAVKFFAAEVLVALEYLHALGIVYRDLKPENILLRDDGHIMLSDFDLCFKADVVPTLIETRTTRRVVSTSKTQCSCFGWKDRSNSDSSNIDEREPEGDETVTEFIAEPTTAFSRSCVGTHEYLAPELISGMGHGNGVDWWAFGVLLYELMYGTTPFKGGSKESTLRNIASSRQVKFPDVEEEGTKEARDLIQKLLVKDPRRRLGCARGATDVKRHPFFDGVKWALIRNYKPPAEVRGLEKKTKTKTHVTRGLSYSHPHKRRRFSRWWKGLGYNKKKKAGGLL, via the coding sequence ATGCAGTCACCGGCATCAACCGCCATGGACGAAGAATCAGCTCTCTTCTTCCCGTCGGATACAGATCTCGATTTCAGTTTCACCAGCTTTACCACTGCCACTTCCTCCTCAACCACAGCTCGCACCAGTTTGGCCCGGAGCAGCCTCACCCTCAGCTTCAACGACCGCCTCTCTACCACTCTGGAGAGCACCAATACGACGCCGCTTTGCTCCCGTCCCCACCGCGCTTGGGACACACACTGGTCCGCCATTAAGACTGCTCTCAACCTCTCGTCCGACGGCGCTCTCCACCTCCGCCACCTCAAGCTTCTTCGCCACCTTGGCACAGGGAATCTCGGAAGAGTCTTCCTCTGCCGCCTCAGGGACTCTGATCACGTTACTAACAGCTGCTTTGCACTCAAGGTTGTCGATAAGGACTCTCTGAGTCCCAAGAAGCTCTCACACGTGCGAACGGAGGCCGACATCCTCTCCTTGCTGGACCACCCTTTCCTCCCTACGCTCTACGCCCACATTGAGGTCTCCCACTACACGTGTCTTCTAATTGACTACTGCTCCGGCGGTGACCTCCACTCTCTCCTCAGGAAACAGCCCGGTAATAGGCTATCGGTAAAGGCGGTCAAGTTCTTCGCCGCCGAAGTCCTGGTGGCCCTAGAGTACTTGCACGCGCTGGGAATCGTGTACCGGGATCTGAAACCGGAGAACATTCTGTTAAGGGACGACGGCCATATCATGCTGTCCGACTTCGATTTGTGCTTCAAGGCCGACGTGGTCCCCACTCTAATTGAAACTCGCACGACCCGACGCGTGGTTTCCACGTCCAAGACTCAGTGCAGTTGTTTCGGTTGGAAAGATCGTAGTAACAGTGATAGTAGTAACATTGACGAGAGAGAACCGGAGGGAGATGAGACGGTGACCGAGTTCATTGCGGAGCCAACGACGGCGTTTTCTAGGTCATGCGTTGGGACCCACGAGTACCTTGCTCCAGAATTGATATCGGGAATGGGACATGGAAACGGAGTGGACTGGTGGGCTTTCGGGGTGTTGTTATATGAGCTGATGTACGGAACGACACCGTTTAAAGGAGGAAGTAAGGAGAGCACACTGCGCAATATAGCGTCGAGCAGGCAGGTGAAGTTTCCGGATGTTGAGGAAGAAGGAACGAAGGAGGCGAGGGACTTGATTCAAAAGCTGTTGGTGAAGGACCCGCGTAGGAGGCTAGGGTGCGCCAGGGGGGCCACAGACGTTAAACGGCACCCCTTTTTCGATGGGGTGAAGTGGGCGTTGATCAGAAACTATAAACCTCCGGCGGAGGTGAGAGGGTTGGAGAAGAAGACGAAGACGAAGACGCACGTGACGAGAGGACTGTCATACTCTCATCCCCACAAGAGACGCCGGTTCTCTAGGTGGTGGAAGGGACTCGGTTACAACAAGAAGAAGAAAGCCGGTGGTTTGTTATAG
- the LOC133797611 gene encoding leucine-rich repeat receptor-like serine/threonine-protein kinase At1g17230 isoform X1, which yields MAMQGSRQKPIFVQSLVIFSSIISLVASLNEEGHFLLKFKKSLSDPNHNLESWNSSASTPCNWKGVRCNDSKVISLYLSGLNLSGTLSPSICNLPHLTELNVSINFISGSIPKNLANCRNLQILDFCTNRFHDELLTPICELTHLKKLYLCENYMYGKMPEEIGNLTLLEELVIYSNNLTGSIPASIGKLKKLKIIRAGKNFFSGLLPAEISECERLEVLGLSQNILEGALPGDLHKLQNLTDLILWQNRFSGYIPPEIGNLMSLELLALHENSFSGTVPEELGRLSKLKRLYIYTNQLNGTIPQSLGNCTNAVEIDLSENQLRGFIPRQLGYLPKLRLLHLFENLLQGSIPREFGKLKQLENIDLSINNLTGRIPLEFQNLTLLVDLQLFDNHLEGTIPPHLGLNSNLTILDISANNLVGNIPAHLCKYQALMFLSLGSNRLSGNIPYGLKTCKSLMQLMLGDNQLTGSLPVELYKLHNLSALELFRNQFSGPILPEVGRLMKLERLLLANNHFVGNIPPEFGNLVHLVAFNVSSNRLSGHIPHEVGNCIKLQRLDLSSNMFTSSLPEELGELVNLELLKLSGNKFTGEIPSTLGQLSRLTELQMGGNQFSGNIPMELGQLSSLQIALNISHNNLSGKIPERLGNLQMLESLFLNDNKLDGEIPASIGDLLSLMVCNLSNNNLVGTVPSTPAFQRMDSTNFAGNKGLSRLHSNDRDTSTSQSLNQKQSGTKKGSTKEKLVIIITVVAGLTFIFLIMGLFWAIKGRHSTFLSIEDQPKPDVFDDYYFPKEGFSYQDLVEATSNFSESTILGRGACGTVYKAVMTNEVIAVKKLKSRGEGASVDSSFRAEISTLGKIRHRNIVKLHGFCYHQDNNLLLYEYMANGSLGEQLHGNDQTCLLDWNARYKIALGAAEGLCYLHYDCKPQIIHRDIKSNNILLDEFLQAHVGDFGLAKLIDYPYSKSMSMSAVAGSYGYIAPEYAYTMKVTEKCDIYSFGVVLLELVTGRSPVQPLEQGGDLVNWVRRAIKNAVPTHDLFDKRLGLDLSEQTTIDEMTLFLKIALFCTSPSPVNRPTMKEVIAMMFEARKTVSKASFSPSSETPLAEDASSRGYLEL from the exons ATGGCCATGCAAGGGAGTCGTCAAAAACCAATCTTCGTTCAGTCTCTAGTCATCTTTTCCTCCATTATTAGCCTCGTAGCTTCCTTAAATGAAGAGGGTCATTTCCTTTTGAAGTTTAAAAAATCCCTTTCAGACCCAAATCACAATCTTGAGAGTTGGAACTCCTCTGCTTCAACTCCCTGCAATTGGAAGGGAGTACGGTGCAATGATTCCAAGGTAATTTCTTTGTATCTCAGTGGTCTTAATCTGTCTGGAACTTTATCTCCAAGTATCTGTAACCTTCCCCATTTGACTGAACTGAATGTGTCCATAAACTTCATCTCTGGTTCCATTCCTAAGAATCTTGCCAACTGCCGTAATCTTCAAATACTTGACTTTTGCACTAATAGATTTCATGATGAACTATTGACCCCAATCTGTGAACTTACCCATCTTAAAAAGCTTTACCTCTGTGAAAATTATATGTATGGGAAAATGCCTGAGGAGATTGGTAACTTAACTTTGCTTGAAGAGCTTGTCATCTATAGTAATAATCTTACTGGTAGCATTCCAGCTTCCATTGGTAAGTTGAAGAAGCTTAAGATTATCAGGGCAGGTAAAAACTTCTTCTCAGGACTATTGCCCGCAGAAATCAGTGAGTGTGAAAGATTAGAGGTTTTGGGATTGTCCCAGAACATACTGGAAGGAGCTCTTCCTGGTGACTTACACAAACTCCAGAATCTTACTGATTTGATCCTTTGGCAAAATCGTTTCTCTGGTTACATTCCTCCCGAGATTGGCAACTTAATGAGCCTGGAATTGCTTGCCTTGCATGAAAATTCTTTCAGTGGAACGGTTCCTGAAGAACTTGGAAGATTGTCCAAGTTGAAAAGGCTCTACATTTATACCAACCAATTGAATGGGACGATTCCACAATCGTTAGGGAACTGTACCAACGCTGTTGAGATTGATCTTTCTGAAAATCAGTTGAGAGGATTCATTCCCAGGCAGTTGGGTTACCTTCCCAAGCTCCGCCTTCTTCACCTTTTCGAAAACCTTCTACAGGGAAGTATTCCTCGGGAATTTGGGAAGCTGAAGCAGCTGGAGAACATAGATTTGTCCATAAACAACTTAACAGGTAGAATCCCTCTGGAGTTTCAGAACCTCACACTTCTGGTGGATTTGCAGCTCTTTGACAATCATCTTGAAGGTACAATTCCTCCTCACTTAGGACTTAACAGTAACCTGACCATTCTTGACATATCTGCTAATAATTTAGTTGGAAACATACCTGCACATCTTTGCAAATATCAAGCATTGATGTTCCTTAGCCTCGGGTCAAACAGATTGTCTGGAAATATACCCTATGGCCTTAAAACATGCAAGTCTCTTATGCAGCTAATGCTAGGAGATAACCAGCTTACAGGAAGCCTCCCTGTTGAGCTATATAAACTTCATAATCTTTCAGCACTAGAGCTCTTTCGAAACCAATTCTCAGGGCCAATACTTCCAGAGGTTGGAAGGCTAATGAAGTTGGAAAGGCTGCTCTTGGCAAACAACCATTTTGTTGGGAACATTCCTCCAGAGTTTGGAAATCTAGTTCATCTTGTGGCGTTCAATGTTTCCTCTAATCGGCTCTCGGGACACATTCCTCATGAGGTGGGAAATTGTATAAAACTACAGAGGCTTGACCTTAGCAGTAACATGTTCACTAGCTCCCTCCCTGAAGAACTTGGTGAGCTAGTGAATTTGGAACTTTTGAAACTTTCTGGTAACAAATTTACTGGAGAAATACCAAGTACCTTGGGACAATTAAGCCGACTCACAGAGTTGCAAATGGGGGGTAATCAATTTTCAGGCAACATCCCTATGGAGCTTGGCCAACTTTCTTCATTGCAGATTGCACTCAATATTAGCCACAACAATCTTTCAGGTAAGATTCCTGAAAGGTTGGGGAACTTGCAGATGTTGGAATCTCTCTTCTTGAATGATAACAAGCTTGATGGTGAAATCCCTGCCTCAATCGGTGATCTGCTAAGCCTCATGGTATGCAACCTTTCTAACAATAACTTGGTAGGTACGGTGCCAAGCACCCCTGCATTTCAAAGAATGGATTCAACAAACTTTGCTGGGAACAAGGGACTGTCCAGATTGCATTCAAATGATCGTGATACATCCACAAGTCAATCTCTTAATCAGAAACAAAGTGGAACAAAGAAGGGTTCGACGAAAGAGAAGTTAGTGATCATCATCACTGTTGTTGCTGGTTTAACTTTCATTTTTCTTATTATGGGATTGTTTTGGGCAATAAAGGGTCGTCATTCTACTTTTCTTTCGATTGAGGATCAACCAAAGCCTGATGTGTTCGACGATTATTACTTCCCAAAAGAAGGGTTTTCTTACCAGGATCTTGTTGAAGCTACCAGCAACTTTTCCGAGAGTACAATCTTAGGAAGGGGAGCCTGCGGCACTGTGTACAAGGCTGTCATGACCAATGAAGTGATTGCCGTCAAAAAATTGAAGTCCCGTGGAGAAGGAGCAAGTGTAGACAGCAGCTTCCGAGCTGAGATATCGACTTTGGGTAAGATCAGGCATCGAAATATTGTCAAGCTCCATGGCTTTTGCTATCACCAGGACAACAATCTTCTCTTGTACGAGTACATGGCGAATGGAAGCTTAGGAGAACAACTCCATGGCAATGACCAAACTTGTTTACTTGACTGGAATGCAAGATATAAAATTGCTCTTGGAGCTGCAGAAGGGTTATGCTATCTGCATTATGATTGTAAGCCACAAATCATACACCGAGATATAAAATCGAACAACATTTTGCTGGATGAGTTTCTCCAGGCACATGTTGGAGATTTCGGATTAGCAAAGTTGATTGATTATCCCTACTCAAAATCTATGTCTATGTCTGCTGTTGCCGGCTCATATGGCTATATTGCTCCAG AGTATGCATACACCATGAAGGTGACAGAGAAATGTGACATCTACAGCTTTGGGGTTGTTTTGCTGGAGCTAGTTACCGGAAGGTCACCAGTTCAGCCACTGGAACAAGGTGGGGACCTAGTCAACTGGGTGAGAAGGGCAATAAAAAATGCAGTGCCAACACATGATTTATTTGACAAGAGGCTAGGCTTGGATCTGAGTGAACAGACAACAATTGATGAGATGACTCTGTTTCTCAAGATTGCACTCTTCTGCACCAGCCCATCCCCAGTGAATAGGCCAACAATGAAGGAAGTCATTGCCATGATGTTCGAGGCCAGAAAAACTGTCAGCAAGGCTTCATTTTCTCCCTCATCAGAAACTCCCTTAGCAGAAGATGCTTCTTCTAGAg GATATCTGGAGTTGTAA
- the LOC133797611 gene encoding leucine-rich repeat receptor-like serine/threonine-protein kinase At1g17230 isoform X2 yields the protein MAMQGSRQKPIFVQSLVIFSSIISLVASLNEEGHFLLKFKKSLSDPNHNLESWNSSASTPCNWKGVRCNDSKVISLYLSGLNLSGTLSPSICNLPHLTELNVSINFISGSIPKNLANCRNLQILDFCTNRFHDELLTPICELTHLKKLYLCENYMYGKMPEEIGNLTLLEELVIYSNNLTGSIPASIGKLKKLKIIRAGKNFFSGLLPAEISECERLEVLGLSQNILEGALPGDLHKLQNLTDLILWQNRFSGYIPPEIGNLMSLELLALHENSFSGTVPEELGRLSKLKRLYIYTNQLNGTIPQSLGNCTNAVEIDLSENQLRGFIPRQLGYLPKLRLLHLFENLLQGSIPREFGKLKQLENIDLSINNLTGRIPLEFQNLTLLVDLQLFDNHLEGTIPPHLGLNSNLTILDISANNLVGNIPAHLCKYQALMFLSLGSNRLSGNIPYGLKTCKSLMQLMLGDNQLTGSLPVELYKLHNLSALELFRNQFSGPILPEVGRLMKLERLLLANNHFVGNIPPEFGNLVHLVAFNVSSNRLSGHIPHEVGNCIKLQRLDLSSNMFTSSLPEELGELVNLELLKLSGNKFTGEIPSTLGQLSRLTELQMGGNQFSGNIPMELGQLSSLQIALNISHNNLSGKIPERLGNLQMLESLFLNDNKLDGEIPASIGDLLSLMVCNLSNNNLVGTVPSTPAFQRMDSTNFAGNKGLSRLHSNDRDTSTSQSLNQKQSGTKKGSTKEKLVIIITVVAGLTFIFLIMGLFWAIKGRHSTFLSIEDQPKPDVFDDYYFPKEGFSYQDLVEATSNFSESTILGRGACGTVYKAVMTNEVIAVKKLKSRGEGASVDSSFRAEISTLGKIRHRNIVKLHGFCYHQDNNLLLYEYMANGSLGEQLHGNDQTCLLDWNARYKIALGAAEGLCYLHYDCKPQIIHRDIKSNNILLDEFLQAHVGDFGLAKLIDYPYSKSMSMSAVAGSYGYIAPEYAYTMKVTEKCDIYSFGVVLLELVTGRSPVQPLEQGGDLVNWVRRAIKNAVPTHDLFDKRLGLDLSEQTTIDEMTLFLKIALFCTSPSPVNRPTMKEVIAMMFEARKTVSKASFSPSSETPLAEDASSRGKI from the exons ATGGCCATGCAAGGGAGTCGTCAAAAACCAATCTTCGTTCAGTCTCTAGTCATCTTTTCCTCCATTATTAGCCTCGTAGCTTCCTTAAATGAAGAGGGTCATTTCCTTTTGAAGTTTAAAAAATCCCTTTCAGACCCAAATCACAATCTTGAGAGTTGGAACTCCTCTGCTTCAACTCCCTGCAATTGGAAGGGAGTACGGTGCAATGATTCCAAGGTAATTTCTTTGTATCTCAGTGGTCTTAATCTGTCTGGAACTTTATCTCCAAGTATCTGTAACCTTCCCCATTTGACTGAACTGAATGTGTCCATAAACTTCATCTCTGGTTCCATTCCTAAGAATCTTGCCAACTGCCGTAATCTTCAAATACTTGACTTTTGCACTAATAGATTTCATGATGAACTATTGACCCCAATCTGTGAACTTACCCATCTTAAAAAGCTTTACCTCTGTGAAAATTATATGTATGGGAAAATGCCTGAGGAGATTGGTAACTTAACTTTGCTTGAAGAGCTTGTCATCTATAGTAATAATCTTACTGGTAGCATTCCAGCTTCCATTGGTAAGTTGAAGAAGCTTAAGATTATCAGGGCAGGTAAAAACTTCTTCTCAGGACTATTGCCCGCAGAAATCAGTGAGTGTGAAAGATTAGAGGTTTTGGGATTGTCCCAGAACATACTGGAAGGAGCTCTTCCTGGTGACTTACACAAACTCCAGAATCTTACTGATTTGATCCTTTGGCAAAATCGTTTCTCTGGTTACATTCCTCCCGAGATTGGCAACTTAATGAGCCTGGAATTGCTTGCCTTGCATGAAAATTCTTTCAGTGGAACGGTTCCTGAAGAACTTGGAAGATTGTCCAAGTTGAAAAGGCTCTACATTTATACCAACCAATTGAATGGGACGATTCCACAATCGTTAGGGAACTGTACCAACGCTGTTGAGATTGATCTTTCTGAAAATCAGTTGAGAGGATTCATTCCCAGGCAGTTGGGTTACCTTCCCAAGCTCCGCCTTCTTCACCTTTTCGAAAACCTTCTACAGGGAAGTATTCCTCGGGAATTTGGGAAGCTGAAGCAGCTGGAGAACATAGATTTGTCCATAAACAACTTAACAGGTAGAATCCCTCTGGAGTTTCAGAACCTCACACTTCTGGTGGATTTGCAGCTCTTTGACAATCATCTTGAAGGTACAATTCCTCCTCACTTAGGACTTAACAGTAACCTGACCATTCTTGACATATCTGCTAATAATTTAGTTGGAAACATACCTGCACATCTTTGCAAATATCAAGCATTGATGTTCCTTAGCCTCGGGTCAAACAGATTGTCTGGAAATATACCCTATGGCCTTAAAACATGCAAGTCTCTTATGCAGCTAATGCTAGGAGATAACCAGCTTACAGGAAGCCTCCCTGTTGAGCTATATAAACTTCATAATCTTTCAGCACTAGAGCTCTTTCGAAACCAATTCTCAGGGCCAATACTTCCAGAGGTTGGAAGGCTAATGAAGTTGGAAAGGCTGCTCTTGGCAAACAACCATTTTGTTGGGAACATTCCTCCAGAGTTTGGAAATCTAGTTCATCTTGTGGCGTTCAATGTTTCCTCTAATCGGCTCTCGGGACACATTCCTCATGAGGTGGGAAATTGTATAAAACTACAGAGGCTTGACCTTAGCAGTAACATGTTCACTAGCTCCCTCCCTGAAGAACTTGGTGAGCTAGTGAATTTGGAACTTTTGAAACTTTCTGGTAACAAATTTACTGGAGAAATACCAAGTACCTTGGGACAATTAAGCCGACTCACAGAGTTGCAAATGGGGGGTAATCAATTTTCAGGCAACATCCCTATGGAGCTTGGCCAACTTTCTTCATTGCAGATTGCACTCAATATTAGCCACAACAATCTTTCAGGTAAGATTCCTGAAAGGTTGGGGAACTTGCAGATGTTGGAATCTCTCTTCTTGAATGATAACAAGCTTGATGGTGAAATCCCTGCCTCAATCGGTGATCTGCTAAGCCTCATGGTATGCAACCTTTCTAACAATAACTTGGTAGGTACGGTGCCAAGCACCCCTGCATTTCAAAGAATGGATTCAACAAACTTTGCTGGGAACAAGGGACTGTCCAGATTGCATTCAAATGATCGTGATACATCCACAAGTCAATCTCTTAATCAGAAACAAAGTGGAACAAAGAAGGGTTCGACGAAAGAGAAGTTAGTGATCATCATCACTGTTGTTGCTGGTTTAACTTTCATTTTTCTTATTATGGGATTGTTTTGGGCAATAAAGGGTCGTCATTCTACTTTTCTTTCGATTGAGGATCAACCAAAGCCTGATGTGTTCGACGATTATTACTTCCCAAAAGAAGGGTTTTCTTACCAGGATCTTGTTGAAGCTACCAGCAACTTTTCCGAGAGTACAATCTTAGGAAGGGGAGCCTGCGGCACTGTGTACAAGGCTGTCATGACCAATGAAGTGATTGCCGTCAAAAAATTGAAGTCCCGTGGAGAAGGAGCAAGTGTAGACAGCAGCTTCCGAGCTGAGATATCGACTTTGGGTAAGATCAGGCATCGAAATATTGTCAAGCTCCATGGCTTTTGCTATCACCAGGACAACAATCTTCTCTTGTACGAGTACATGGCGAATGGAAGCTTAGGAGAACAACTCCATGGCAATGACCAAACTTGTTTACTTGACTGGAATGCAAGATATAAAATTGCTCTTGGAGCTGCAGAAGGGTTATGCTATCTGCATTATGATTGTAAGCCACAAATCATACACCGAGATATAAAATCGAACAACATTTTGCTGGATGAGTTTCTCCAGGCACATGTTGGAGATTTCGGATTAGCAAAGTTGATTGATTATCCCTACTCAAAATCTATGTCTATGTCTGCTGTTGCCGGCTCATATGGCTATATTGCTCCAG AGTATGCATACACCATGAAGGTGACAGAGAAATGTGACATCTACAGCTTTGGGGTTGTTTTGCTGGAGCTAGTTACCGGAAGGTCACCAGTTCAGCCACTGGAACAAGGTGGGGACCTAGTCAACTGGGTGAGAAGGGCAATAAAAAATGCAGTGCCAACACATGATTTATTTGACAAGAGGCTAGGCTTGGATCTGAGTGAACAGACAACAATTGATGAGATGACTCTGTTTCTCAAGATTGCACTCTTCTGCACCAGCCCATCCCCAGTGAATAGGCCAACAATGAAGGAAGTCATTGCCATGATGTTCGAGGCCAGAAAAACTGTCAGCAAGGCTTCATTTTCTCCCTCATCAGAAACTCCCTTAGCAGAAGATGCTTCTTCTAGAggtaagatataa